The following proteins come from a genomic window of Castor canadensis chromosome 17, mCasCan1.hap1v2, whole genome shotgun sequence:
- the Pkmyt1 gene encoding membrane-associated tyrosine- and threonine-specific cdc2-inhibitory kinase isoform X1, which yields MPVPTEGTPPPLSGTPVPVPAYFRHAEPGFSLKRPGGLSRSLPPRPPAKGSFPISRLFPPRTPGWHQPQPRRVSFRSEASETLQSPGYDPRRPESFFQQSFQRLSRLGHGSYGEVFKVRSKEDGRLYAVKRSMSPFRGPKDRARKLAEVGGHEKVGQHPRCVRLEQAWEEGGILYLQTELCGPSLQQHCEAWGASLPEAQVWGYLRDTLLALAHLHGQGLVHLDVKPANIFLGPRGRCKLGDFGLLVELGATGAGEAQEGDPRYMAPELLHGSYGTAADVFSLGLTILEVACNMELPHGGEGWQQLRQGYLPPEFTAGLSAELRSVLVMMLEPDPKLRATAEALLALPMLRQPRPWSVLWCMASEALSQGWALWQTLLTLLCWLWHSLAHPASWLQPPGPPATPPGSPPCSSLLDSSLSSSWDEDSIGPSLSPEPVLARAARSTSTPQARYIWRDALDLNDMDVEPPRGSYPTFEPRNLLSLFEESLDPA from the exons ATGCCCGTGCCCACTGAGGGTACCCCACCGCCCCTGAGTGGTACCCCTGTTCCAGTCCCAGCCTACTTCCGCCATGCAGAGCCTGGCTTCTCTCTCAAGAGACCTGGGGGCCTCAGCCGGAGCCTCCCACCCCGCCCCCCTGCCAAGGGCAGCTTCCCTATCAGTCGTCTCTTCCCTCCTCGGACCCCGGGCTGGCATCAGCCCCAGCCCCGGAGGGTGTCATTCCGAAGTGAAGCCTCAGAGACCCTGCAGAGCCCTGGGTATGACCCGAGACGGCCAGAGTCCTTCTTCCAGCAAAGTTTCCAGAGGCTCAGCCGCTTGGGTCACGGTTCCTATGGGGAGGTCTTTAAG GTGCGCTCCAAGGAGGATGGCCGGCTCTATGCAGTCAAGCGCTCCATGTCGCCATTCCGGGGCCCCAAGGACCGGGCCCGTAAGCTGGCTGAGGTAGGCGGCCATGAGAAGGTGGGGCAGCACCCACGCTGTGTGAGGCTGGAGCAGGCCTGGGAGGAGGGTGGCATCCTGTACCTGCAGACAGAGCTGTGCGGGCCCAGCCTGCAGCAACACTGTGAAGCGTGGGGTGCCAGCCTACCCGAGGCCCAGGTATGGGGCTACCTGCGGGACACTCTACTGGCTCTGGCTCACCTGCATGGCCAAGGTCTGGTCCACCTTGATGTCAAGCCTGCCAACATCTTTCTGGGGCCCCGGGGCCGCTGCAAGCTGGGTGACTTTGGGCTGCTGGTGGAGCTGGGTGCCACTGGAGCTGGTGAGGCCCAGGAAGGAGACCCTCGTTACATGGCCCCAGAGTTGCTGCATGGCTCTTATGGGACAGCGGCAGACGTGTTCAG TCTGGGTCTCACCATCCTCGAAGTGGCATGTAACATGGAGCTGCCCCATGGAGGGGAGGGCTGGCAACAGCTGCGCCAGGGCTACCTACCCCCTGAGTTCACTGCTG GTCTGTCTGCTGAGCTGCGTTCTGTCCTTGTCATGATGCTGGAGCCTGACCCCAAGCTACGAGCTACAGCTGAGGCCCTGTTGGCCCTGCCCATGCTGAGGCAGCCACGGCCCTGGAGTGTCCTGTGGTGCATGGCTAGTGAAGCCCTAAGTCAAGGCTGGGCCTTGTGGCAG ACCCTGCTCACCCTGTTGTGCTGGCTCTGGCACAGCTTGGCTCACCCTGCCAGCTGGTTGCAGCCTCCAGGGCCACCAGCCACCCCGCCTGGCTCTCCACCCTGCAGCTCCCTTCTGGACAGCAGCCTCTCCAGCAGCTGGGATGAAGACAGCATAGG GCCCTCACTCTCCCCAGAGCCCGTTCTGGCCCGGGCTGCCAGGAGCACCTCCACTCCCCAGGCCAGGTACATATGGAG AGATGCCCTGGACCTAAATGACATGGATGTAGAGCCTCCTCGGGGTTCCTATCCAACTTTTGAGCCTCGGAACCTTCTCAGCCTGTTTGAGGAGTCGCTAGACCCAGCCTGA
- the Pkmyt1 gene encoding membrane-associated tyrosine- and threonine-specific cdc2-inhibitory kinase isoform X2, translating into MPVPTEGTPPPLSGTPVPVPAYFRHAEPGFSLKRPGGLSRSLPPRPPAKGSFPISRLFPPRTPGWHQPQPRRVSFRSEASETLQSPGYDPRRPESFFQQSFQRLSRLGHGSYGEVFKVRSKEDGRLYAVKRSMSPFRGPKDRARKLAEVGGHEKVGQHPRCVRLEQAWEEGGILYLQTELCGPSLQQHCEAWGASLPEAQVWGYLRDTLLALAHLHGQGLVHLDVKPANIFLGPRGRCKLGDFGLLVELGATGAGEAQEGDPRYMAPELLHGSYGTAADVFSLGLTILEVACNMELPHGGEGWQQLRQGYLPPEFTAGLSAELRSVLVMMLEPDPKLRATAEALLALPMLRQPRPWSVLWCMASEALSQGWALWQTLLTLLCWLWHSLAHPASWLQPPGPPATPPGSPPCSSLLDSSLSSSWDEDSIGPSLSPEPVLARAARSTSTPQARDALDLNDMDVEPPRGSYPTFEPRNLLSLFEESLDPA; encoded by the exons ATGCCCGTGCCCACTGAGGGTACCCCACCGCCCCTGAGTGGTACCCCTGTTCCAGTCCCAGCCTACTTCCGCCATGCAGAGCCTGGCTTCTCTCTCAAGAGACCTGGGGGCCTCAGCCGGAGCCTCCCACCCCGCCCCCCTGCCAAGGGCAGCTTCCCTATCAGTCGTCTCTTCCCTCCTCGGACCCCGGGCTGGCATCAGCCCCAGCCCCGGAGGGTGTCATTCCGAAGTGAAGCCTCAGAGACCCTGCAGAGCCCTGGGTATGACCCGAGACGGCCAGAGTCCTTCTTCCAGCAAAGTTTCCAGAGGCTCAGCCGCTTGGGTCACGGTTCCTATGGGGAGGTCTTTAAG GTGCGCTCCAAGGAGGATGGCCGGCTCTATGCAGTCAAGCGCTCCATGTCGCCATTCCGGGGCCCCAAGGACCGGGCCCGTAAGCTGGCTGAGGTAGGCGGCCATGAGAAGGTGGGGCAGCACCCACGCTGTGTGAGGCTGGAGCAGGCCTGGGAGGAGGGTGGCATCCTGTACCTGCAGACAGAGCTGTGCGGGCCCAGCCTGCAGCAACACTGTGAAGCGTGGGGTGCCAGCCTACCCGAGGCCCAGGTATGGGGCTACCTGCGGGACACTCTACTGGCTCTGGCTCACCTGCATGGCCAAGGTCTGGTCCACCTTGATGTCAAGCCTGCCAACATCTTTCTGGGGCCCCGGGGCCGCTGCAAGCTGGGTGACTTTGGGCTGCTGGTGGAGCTGGGTGCCACTGGAGCTGGTGAGGCCCAGGAAGGAGACCCTCGTTACATGGCCCCAGAGTTGCTGCATGGCTCTTATGGGACAGCGGCAGACGTGTTCAG TCTGGGTCTCACCATCCTCGAAGTGGCATGTAACATGGAGCTGCCCCATGGAGGGGAGGGCTGGCAACAGCTGCGCCAGGGCTACCTACCCCCTGAGTTCACTGCTG GTCTGTCTGCTGAGCTGCGTTCTGTCCTTGTCATGATGCTGGAGCCTGACCCCAAGCTACGAGCTACAGCTGAGGCCCTGTTGGCCCTGCCCATGCTGAGGCAGCCACGGCCCTGGAGTGTCCTGTGGTGCATGGCTAGTGAAGCCCTAAGTCAAGGCTGGGCCTTGTGGCAG ACCCTGCTCACCCTGTTGTGCTGGCTCTGGCACAGCTTGGCTCACCCTGCCAGCTGGTTGCAGCCTCCAGGGCCACCAGCCACCCCGCCTGGCTCTCCACCCTGCAGCTCCCTTCTGGACAGCAGCCTCTCCAGCAGCTGGGATGAAGACAGCATAGG GCCCTCACTCTCCCCAGAGCCCGTTCTGGCCCGGGCTGCCAGGAGCACCTCCACTCCCCAGGCCAG AGATGCCCTGGACCTAAATGACATGGATGTAGAGCCTCCTCGGGGTTCCTATCCAACTTTTGAGCCTCGGAACCTTCTCAGCCTGTTTGAGGAGTCGCTAGACCCAGCCTGA